In the Rattus rattus isolate New Zealand chromosome 18, Rrattus_CSIRO_v1, whole genome shotgun sequence genome, one interval contains:
- the LOC116887114 gene encoding keratin-associated protein 12-1-like, protein MCHTSCSSGCQPSCCVSSPCQPSCCKPAICIPVRYQIAYCVPVSCRPTVCMAPSCQSSVCVPVSCRPVCVTSSCQSSGCCQPSCPTLVCRPVTCSTPSCC, encoded by the coding sequence ATGTGTCACACCAGCTGCTCTTCAGGGTGCCAGCCCTCCTGCTGTGTGTCCAGCCCCTGCCAGCCATCCTGCTGCAAGCCTGCTATATGCATTCCTGTGAGATACCAGATAGCCTACTGTGTGCCTGTCAGCTGTAGGCCCACTGTGTGCATGGCTCCCTCTTGCcagtcctctgtgtgtgttcctgtgagctGCCGGCCAGTCTGTGTGACCTCCTCCTGTCAGTCATCTGGGTGCTGCCAgccctcctgccccacccttGTCTGCAGGCCTGTCACCTGTAGCACCCCTTCCTGCTGTTGA